In Rhodobacter xanthinilyticus, a single window of DNA contains:
- a CDS encoding glycosyltransferase family 4 protein: MSRPRLRLLHETNPQKYFPALYLLAERGAVELVGAHRYSVAKEWLRAGLIDKTPVAQRTKNALADLWFRLTAGRVAGEVIVIGFAPWDWRLLVYRHLARRNRILYHTSWHDWRAGQTPRQPWPGVFRAAMMRRWRAFLRDPNVRTIAVTPAVQASLAREMGVAATVVPHAVPEVFFAAGTARAAGRPEAGSGLRLLFVGELSRKKGLLTLLEMMPRLAAWGVSLTVVGDGPLAAEVARAGAGVRALGRISDRAELARIMAGHDVLVLPSQRSEGWEELFGIVIIEALAAGMAVLCSDHIGPRGILAAAGGAGLFDQEDHAGFEAEIARLAQDRAALDSLRAAQAPLAESYSAISVAEQWRAEIERD, encoded by the coding sequence ATGAGCCGGCCGCGCCTGCGTCTTCTCCATGAGACCAACCCGCAGAAATATTTCCCCGCGCTGTACCTGTTGGCCGAACGGGGCGCGGTCGAGCTTGTCGGCGCGCATCGCTACAGCGTCGCGAAGGAATGGCTGCGCGCGGGGCTGATCGACAAGACCCCGGTGGCGCAGCGCACGAAGAACGCGCTGGCGGATCTGTGGTTCCGGCTCACCGCGGGGCGGGTGGCGGGCGAGGTGATCGTGATCGGCTTTGCGCCCTGGGATTGGCGGCTGCTGGTCTATCGTCATCTGGCGCGGCGCAACCGCATTCTCTACCACACCTCCTGGCATGACTGGCGCGCCGGGCAGACGCCGCGCCAGCCCTGGCCGGGGGTGTTTCGCGCGGCGATGATGCGGCGCTGGCGGGCGTTCTTGCGCGACCCCAATGTGCGCACCATCGCGGTGACGCCGGCGGTGCAGGCCTCGCTGGCGCGCGAGATGGGGGTGGCGGCGACGGTCGTGCCGCATGCGGTGCCGGAGGTGTTCTTTGCGGCGGGGACCGCGCGGGCGGCGGGGCGGCCCGAGGCGGGTTCGGGGCTGCGGCTCTTGTTCGTGGGGGAGCTGTCGCGCAAGAAGGGGCTCTTGACGCTCCTCGAGATGATGCCCCGGCTCGCGGCGTGGGGGGTGAGCCTGACGGTGGTGGGCGATGGGCCGCTCGCGGCGGAGGTGGCGCGGGCGGGCGCGGGGGTGCGCGCGCTCGGGCGGATCTCGGACCGGGCGGAGCTTGCGCGGATCATGGCGGGCCATGACGTTCTGGTGCTGCCCTCGCAGCGCAGCGAGGGCTGGGAGGAGCTCTTCGGGATCGTGATCATCGAGGCGCTGGCGGCCGGGATGGCGGTGCTATGCTCCGACCATATCGGCCCGCGCGGGATCCTCGCCGCGGCCGGCGGGGCAGGGCTGTTCGATCAGGAAGATCACGCCGGGTTCGAGGCCGAGATCGCCCGCCTTGCGCAAGATCGCGCCGCTTTGGACAGCCTGCGCGCCGCACAGGCGCCGCTCGCCGAGAGCTATTCGGCCATCTCCGTGGCGGA